A DNA window from Pungitius pungitius chromosome 1, fPunPun2.1, whole genome shotgun sequence contains the following coding sequences:
- the hoxc12a gene encoding homeobox protein Hox-C12a yields the protein MGEHNLLNPGFVGPLVNIHTGDTFYFPNFRASGGQLAGLPSLSYPRRDNVCSLPWNPSEPCNGYSQPYFSSPVSINPSFNRSCEVSRPDEGKCYYSNGNRETCSGGSSLKREDRARDTSSLTSEHGMHSGIGSTAVFAKYDYGTEQLTQDPPSCQSMESDSSSSLLNEGSKPPSSDTQTIVSSGSHSSNIAIGGGAPWYPMHTRTRKKRKPYSKLQLAELEGEFMLNEFITRQRRRELSDRLNLSDQQVKIWFQNRRMKKKRLMLREQALAYF from the exons ATGGGCGAGCATAATCTCCTTAATCCAGGGTTTGTGGGACCTTTGGTAAACatccacacaggagacacattTTACTTCCCGAATTTTAGAGCCTCAGGGGGACAACTGGCGGGGCTACCGTCGCTCTCCTACCCGAGAAGGGACAATGTTTGCTCCCTTCCGTGGAACCCTTCGGAGCCGTGCAATGGATACTCTCAACCCTACTTTAGCAGCCCCGTGTCTATTAACCCGTCTTTCAATCGCTCGTGTGAAGTCAGCAGACCAGACGAGGGAAAATGTTATTATAGCAACGGGAACAGGGAGACCTGTTCAGGTGGCAGCAGCCTCAAACGAGAGGATAGGGCGAGGGACACATCATCATTAACATCTGAGCACGGGATGCACAGTGGAATAGGCAGCACAGCCGTCTTCGCCAAATATGATTATGGGACCGAACAGCTTACGCAAGACCCGCCATCCTGTCAATCTATGGAGTCCGACtccagctcctctctgctcaACGAAGGCAGCAAGCCTCCATCCAGCGACACACAGACCATCGTGTCATCGGGAAGCCATTCAAGCAACATAGCCATAGGCGGAG gtgccCCGTGGTACCCGATGCACACTCGGACCAGAAAGAAGCGTAAACCCTATTCCAAACTGCAACTGGCTGAGCTAGAGGGTGAATTCATGCTGAATGAATTCATCACCAGGCAGCGGCGGAGGGAGCTCTCCGACCGGCTGAACCTCAGCGACCAACAAGTGaagatctggttccagaaccgcaggatgaagaagaagagactcATGCTGAGGGAGCAAGCCCTGGCCTATTTTTAG
- the hoxc13a gene encoding homeobox protein Hox-C13a yields the protein MTTSLVLHPRWADTLMYVYEKSPNENSQNKSQTMEGLSGNCPATHCRDLMSHPALGRHSGTIATHQGSVYSDISSADTGRQCPAPQSSSSASLSYGYPFGNPYYGCRLSHSHNVNLQQKPCSYHPAEKYAEPSTALPAEELSTRAKEFAFYPSFAGSYQAVPGYLDMSVVPSISAHPEPRHDALIPMEGYQHWALSNGWDGQVYCSKEQTQSTHLWKSPFPDVVPLQPEVSSYRRGRKKRVPYTKIQLKELEKEYAASKFITKDKRRRISAGTNLSERQVTIWFQNRRVKEKKFVSKSKSNHMHTA from the exons ATGACGACTTCGCTGGTTCTGCATCCACGCTGGGCGGACACCTTGATGTACGTTTATGAAAAAAGCCCGAATGAAAACAGCCAGAATAAAAGCCAAACAATGGAGGGACTGAGCGGTAATTGCCCTGCGACCCACTGCCGGGACCTGATGTCGCACCCCGCACTGGGACGGCACTCTGGCACCATAGCGACCCACCAGGGCTCCGTCTACTCGGATATTTCCTCTGCGGACACCGGCCGGCAGTGTCCGGCTCCTCAATCGTCGTCCAGTGCGTCTTTGAGCTACGGTTATCCTTTCGGAAACCCATACTACGGTTGTCGGTTATCTCATTCGCACAACGTGAACTTGCAGCAGAAGCCTTGCTCCTACCACCCAGCAGAGAAATATGCCGAGCCCAGCACTGCGCTGCCCGCAGAGGAACTGTCTACCAGGGCGAAAGAGTTTGCCTTCTACCCGAGTTTCGCCGGCTCATATCAGGCTGTCCCCGGTTACCTCGACATGTCCGTGGTGCCCAGTATCAGTGCCCACCCGGAACCGAGGCACGACGCCTTGATCCCCATGGAAGGCTACCAGCACTGGGCTCTCTCCAATGGCTGGGATGGGCAGGTGTACTGCTCCAAGGAGCAAACGCAGTCAACGCATCTCTGGAAATCACCTTTTCCAG ATGTTGTGCCACTGCAGCCTGAGGTAAGCAGTTACCGACGTGGGCGTAAAAAACGTGTCCCTTACACAAAGATCCAactgaaggagctggagaaagagTATGCAGCGAGCAAGTTCATCACCAAAGACAAGAGGAGGCGCATCTCGGCCGGCACCAACCTCTCAGAGCGCCAAGTCACCATCTGGTTCCAAAACCGGCGAGTAAAGGAGAAGAAATTTGTCAGTAAATCCAAAAGCAATCATATGCACACCGCTTGA